A stretch of Macadamia integrifolia cultivar HAES 741 chromosome 7, SCU_Mint_v3, whole genome shotgun sequence DNA encodes these proteins:
- the LOC122085082 gene encoding L-ascorbate oxidase homolog translates to MAALHLFLGALACFSVVLVRAEDPYRFFTWEVTYGTISPLGVSQEGILINGQFPGPQIDCITNDNLVINVFNKLDQPILFTWHGVKQRKNSWQDGVLGTNCPIPSNSNFTYHFQAKDQIGTFSYYPSTLMHKAAGGFGGLNIYNRSVITVPYPNPAAEYTLLIGDWYNTSHKVLQQTLDSGKTLSLPNAILINGQKSSSSFTGDQGKTYMFRVSNVGLSTSFNFRIQGHKLKLVECENSHTAQEIYESLDVHVGQSVAVLVTLDQPSKDYFIVASSRFTKPIFTATAVLHYSDSKTKATGPLPVGPTYHIHWSMKQARTIRWNLTANAARPNPQGSYHYGTISISRTIILANSATKLNGKLRYAVNRVSYVNPDTPLKLADYYNISGVYDLNTIQDKPTSGPTYFGTSVIGTTLHDFAEIVFQNNENTIQSWHLDGYDFWTVGFGSKQWTPAMRKRYNLYDAVARYTVQVYPNSWSAILVSLDNKGMWNLRSQIWARQYLGQQLYIRVWNNEQSYYTEYDIPQNAILCGRATGRRI, encoded by the exons ATGGCGGCTCTGCATTTATTTCTGGGAGCTTTGGCTTGTTTCAGTGTTGTTCTTGTGAGAGCAGAAGATCCTTACAGATTCTTCACTTGGGAGGTTACCTATGGAACCATATCTCCTCTTGGCGTTTCTCAAGAG GGAATACTCATCAATGGGCAGTTTCCAGGTCCACAAATTGATTGTATCACTAATGATAACCTTGTCATTAACGTTTTTAACAAGCTTGATCAGCCTATCCTCTTTACGTG GCATGGAGTCaagcaaaggaaaaattcaTGGCAAGATGGAGTGCTTGGAACCAATTGCCCCATCCCTTCGAATTCGAACTTCACCTACCATTTCCAGGCAAAAGATCAGATTGGGACCTTCTCGTATTACCCATCAACTTTGATGCACAAAGCCGCCGGCGGCTTTGGGGGATTGAACATCTACAATAGGTCCGTGATAACAGTCCCATATCCCAACCCTGCTGCAGAGTATACTCTGCTTATAGGTGACTGGTACAATACCAGCCATAAG GTGCTACAACAAACTTTAGACTCAGGGAAGACTCTTTCTCTTCCTAATGCTATTCTTATAAATGGTCAGAAGagttcttcttcctttactGGTGATCAAG GAAAGACTTACATGTTCAGGGTCTCAAATGTGGGTTTATCAACCTCATTCAACTTCAGGATTCAAGGCCATAAGTTGAAGTTGGTTGAATGTGAGAATTCTCATACTGCGCAAGAAATCTATGAATCTCTTGATGTGCATGTGGGGCAATCTGTGGCTGTCCTGGTAACCTTGGATCAGCCATCGAAGGACTATTTTATTGTCGCTTCATCCCGATTCACAAAGCCTATTTTTACTGCAACTGCAGTACTTCACTACTCTGACTCTAAGACTAAAGCTACAGGACCTTTGCCTGTTGGTCCTACTTATCATATTCACTGGTCTATGAAGCAAGCTAGGACTATTAG GTGGAATTTGACAGCAAATGCAGCCAGGCCTAACCCTCAAGGATCATACCATTATGGAACAATCTCAATTTCAAGGACAATCATATTGGCAAACTCAGCAACTAAGTTGAATGGAAAGCTACGATATGCCGTAAACAGGGTGTCCTATGTTAACCCAGATACTCCTTTGAAGCTCGCTGACTATTACAACATTTCGGGTGTCTATGATTTGAATACCATCCAGGACAAACCTACATCTGGCCCTACATACTTTGGCACCTCTGTCATAGGAACAACTCTCCATGATTTTGCCGAAATCGTCTTCCAAAACAATGAGAATACCATCCAATCTTGGCATCTTGATGGTTATGACTTCTGGACAGTTGG CTTTGGGTCAAAGCAATGGACACCGGCCATGAGGAAACGCTACAATCTATATGATGCTGTGGCCAGATACACTGTTCAG GTGTATCCAAATTCTTGGAGTGCAATTCTGGTGTCTTTGGATAACAAGGGTATGTGGAACTTAAGATCTCAAATTTGGGCTAGACAGTATCTTGGACAACAATTGTATATCAGAGTCTGGAACAATGAACAAAGCTATTATACAGAGTATGATATCCCTCAAAATGCAATCCTTTGCGGCAGAGCTACAGGTCGACGAATATAG